One part of the Amaranthus tricolor cultivar Red isolate AtriRed21 chromosome 16, ASM2621246v1, whole genome shotgun sequence genome encodes these proteins:
- the LOC130802667 gene encoding V-type proton ATPase catalytic subunit A: MPSMYGDRMTTFEDSEKESEYGYIRKVSGPVVVADGMAGAAMYELVRVGHDNLIGEIIRLEGDSATIQVYEETGGLMVNDPVLRTRKPLSVELGPGILGNIFDGIQRPLKTIAKRSGDVYIPRGVSVPPLDKDILWDFQPKKLGEGDLLTGGDLYAIVDENSLMKHHVALPPDAMGKITYIAPPGQYSLQDTVLELEFQGVVKKFSMLQTWPVRTPRPVSSKLAADTPLLTGQRVLDALFPSVLGGTCAIPGAFGCGKTVISQALSKYSNSDAVVYVGCGERGNEMAEVLMDFPQLTMTLPDGREESVMKRTTLVANTSNMPVAAREASIYTGITIAEYFRDMGYNVSMMADSTSRWAEALREISGRLAEMPADSGYPAYLAARLASFYERAGKVKCLGGPERTGSVTIVGAVSPPGGDFSDPVTSATLSIVQVFWGLDKKLAQRKHFPSVNWLISYSKYSTALETFYEKFDSEFIDIRTKAREVLQREDDLNEIVQLVGKDALAETDKITLDTAKLLREDYLAQNAFTPYDKFCPFYKSVWMMRNIIHFYNLANQAVERGAGSDGQKVTYSLIKLRLGDLFYRLVSQKFEDPAEGEDALIAKFKKLNEDLTAAFRNLEDETR; this comes from the exons ATGCcgtccatgtatggagatcgTATGACCACTTTCGAAGATTCTGAGAAGGAGAGCGAGTATGGATATATTCGtaag GTGTCAGGGCCTGTTGTCGTTGCTGATGGAATGGCAGGTGCTGCTATGTATGAATTGGTTCGTGTTGGACACGACAATCTTATTGGAGAAATCATTCGGTTAGAAGGAGATTCTGCCACAATCCAAG TTTACGAAGAAACTGGTGGTTTGATGGTCAATGATCCTGTTCTTCGAACTCGCAAG CCGTTATCGGTTGAGCTTGGACCTGGAATTCTGGGGAATATATTTGATGGTATTCAG AGACCGCTGAAAACTATTGCTAAAAGATCTGGTGATGTCTACATACCTCGTGGTGTGTCTGTGCCACCTCTCGATAAAGACATATTGTGGGACTTCCAGCCTAAGAAATTAG GCGAAGGAGATCTTTTAACTGGTGGAGACTTATATGCT ATTGTGGATGAGAACAGTTTGATGAAGCATCATGTGGCCCTCCCACCTGATGCTATGGGAAAGATTACGTACATTGCTCCTCCAGGACAGTACTCTCTTCAG GACACCGTCCTGGAACTTGAGTTTCAAGGTGTGGTGAAGAAGTTTAGCATGCTCCAG ACTTGGCCTGTCCGTACACCAAGACCTGTTTCATCAAAACTTGCTGCTGACACCCCTCTACTAACTGGACAG CGTGTTCTTGATGCTCTGTTCCCCTCTGTTCTTGGTGGAACTTGTGCCATTCCTGGAGCTTTTGGCTGTGGAAAAACTGTCATTAGTCAAGCACTTTCAAAG TACTCTAACTCTGATGCGGTGGTTTATGTTGGTTGCGGAGAGAGAGGAAATGAGATGGCTGAG GTCCTCATGGACTTCCCTCAACTGACAATGACTTTGCCTGATGGACGTGAGGAGTCCGTCATGAAGAGAACAACACTTGTTGCAAATACTTCTAACATGCCTGTGGCTGCACGTGAGGCATCCATTTACACAG GTATTACTATAGCCGAATATTTCAGAGATATGGGTTACAATGTTAGTATGATGGCAGACTCAACTTCTCGATGGGCTGAAGCTCTGCGTGAAATTTCAGGACGATTG GCAGAAATGCCTGCCGATAGTGGATATCCTGCTTATTTGGCTGCTCGTTTAGCTTCATTTTACGAACGTGCTGGCAAAGTTAAATGCCTTGGTGGTCCTGAGCGTACTGGTAGTGTAACAATTGTAGGTGCAGTTTCTCCTCCTGGAGGAGATTTCTCTGATCCTGTGACATCTGCTACTTTGAGTATTGTTCAG GTATTTTGGGGTTTGGATAAGAAATTGGCTCAGAGGAAGCATTTCCCTTCTGTCAACTGGCTTATTTCTTACTCTAAGTATTCAACG GCTTTGGAAACATTTTATGAGAAGTTTGATTCTGAGTTCATTGATATAAGGACCAAGGCCCGTGAAGTGCTGCAGAGAGAAGATGATCTCAATGAAATTGTCCAG CTTGTTGGAAAAGATGCTTTGGCTGAAACAGATAAGATCACTTTGGATACTGCGAAGCTTTTAAGGGAAGATTACCTGGCACAAAATGCTTTTACACC ATATGACAAATTTTGCCCATTCTATAAGTCAGTTTGGATGATGCGCAACATTATCCACTTTTACAACTTGGCCAATcag GCTGTGGAGCGTGGCGCTGGATCAGATGGTCAAAAGGTCACCTACAGCTTAATCAAGCTTCGACTAGGAGATCTGTTTTACCGCTTAGT GTCACAGAAATTTGAGGATCCTGCTGAAGGAGAGGATGCTCTTATTGCCAAATTCAAGAAGTTGAATGAGGATTTGACTGCTGCTTTCCGCAATCTTGAGGATGAAACTCGATAA
- the LOC130802609 gene encoding NEDD8-specific protease 1-like: protein MASSTKLHSATLVTNIKTCVPIHLDDEGTNFNTWVTLFKLHCRAHLVDTHILPVDSSKASAYCNELETLATSLNTLGTSIFDNRLALQVLHGLTTDYRTFQFLVQHMSPVPSFDTLRSMLELEEHSHNKDNSSSHDSALFTTPKPSSIEHSENFEPRDTPNHRGGHHNHHRGGRSSRGNHHSHHTHPG from the exons ATGGCTTCTTCCACAAAATTACACTCGGCTACATTAGTTACTAACATTAAAACTTGTGTTCCCATTCATCTTGATGATGAAGGCACGAATTTTAATACTTGGGTGACTCTTTTTAAGCTTCATTGTCGGGCTCATCTTGTGGATACACATATTCTTCCCGTTGACTCTAGTAAAGCATCG GCTTATTGTAATGAACTTGAGACTCTTGCTACTTCTCTTAACACTCTTGGAACTTCCATTTTCGATAATCGGTtagctcttcaagttcttcatggtTTGACTACCGACTACCGTACTTTTCAATTCTTGGTTCAACACATGTCTCCCGTTCCTTCCTTTGATACTCTTCGATCCATGTTAGAATTGGAAGAACATTCTCACAACAAAGATAATTCTTCCTCCCATGATTCGGCTCTCTTTACTACTCCCAAACCTTCTTCCATTGAGCATTCTGAAAATTTTGAACCTCGGGATACCCCCAACCACCGTGGTGGCCACCACAACCACCACCGTGGTGGCCGGTCAAGCCGCGGCAACCACCATAGCCACCATACCCACCCTGGATAG